CACAGCATCCCATGAGTCGCCTCGGCGGGTGATCAGGTTTCAATTGGGGAGTCGCCAAGTTGGTCAAGGCACCGGATTTTGATTCCGGCATTCGAAGGTTCGAATCCTTCTTCCCCAGCCATATTACGACGGGCAGGCCTCTGGCCTGCCCGAGTCGTTTTTGAAGACAGTTTCATTCTATCGGCATCGGAGATTCGGTCATGCCCTACGGCAGCCTGATGGTCTTCACTGGCAACGCCAACCCCAAACTCGCAGCAGATGTGGTTCGGCGGCTGGGCATTTCCCTCGGTTCGGCCACGGTAGGCCGCTTCTCCGACGGCGAAGTCAATGTGGAGTTGCTCGAAAACGTGCGTGGCAAGGATGTGTTCATCCTCCAGCCTACCTGCGCACCCACCAACGAGAACCTGATGGAAATGCTGGTCCTCGTCGACGCGCTCAAGCGCGCATCGGCCGGCCGCATCACCGCAGCAATCCCCTATTTCGGCTATGCCCGTCAGGACCGTCGTCCGCGCTCGGCCCGGGTGGCGATCACCGCCAAGGTCGTGGCCAACATGCTGCAGGCCGTCGGTGTCCAGCGTCTGCTGACCATGGACCTGCACGCTGACCAGATCCAGGGCTTCTTCGACATCGCGGTCGACAACGTCTACGCCGCACCCGTACTGCTTGCCGATCTCGACAAGCAGAAATACGAAGATCTGATGGTGGTCTCGCCCGACGTCGGCGGCGTGGTGCGCGCACGTGCGTTCGCCAAGCGTCTCGAGTGCGATCTCGCGATCATCGACAAGCGTCGCCCCAAGGCCAACGTTTCCGAGGTCATGAACATCATCGGTGAAGTCGAAGGCCGCACCTGCGTGATCATGGACGACATCGTCGACACCGCCGGTACGCTGTGCAAGGCGGCCAGTGCGCTCAAGGCCAACGGTGCCAAGCGCGTGCTTTCCTACTGCACGCACGCCGTGCTGTCGGGTGCGGCGGTCGCACGTATCAACGAATCCGAACTCGACGAACTGGTTGTCACCGACACCATTCCGCTGCGCGAGGATGCCAAGGCCAGCAACCGCATCCGCCAGGTCTCGGTGGCCTCGCTGCTGGCCGACACCATGCTGCGCATCAGCAACGAGGAATCGGTTTCCTCGCTGTTCATGGAATAACCTTTTCGGCCCGCGGCTTGCTGCGGGCCTTTTCATCTCTGCCTGGTCGCGGGCAGAGACTTCATCAACTGGAGTAGTACACATGCAAATCGAATTCAAGGCTGTAAAGCGCGAACTGCAGGGATCGAGTGCGAGCCGCCGCCTGCGTCGCGAAGGCCAACTGCCGGGCATCGTCTATGGTGGCGAAGCTGCAGCTCAGCCGATCCTGCTGGATCACAACGAGCTGTTCCACCTGCTCAAGAAAGAAGCCTTCCACGCTTCCGTGCTGTCCATCGACATCGATGGCGCCAAGGAAACCGTCCTGCTGCGTGACACGCAGTGGCACGCCTACAAGCCGCAAGTCATGCACATCGACTTCCAGCGCGTCAAGGCCGGCGAAACCATCCACCTGAAGGTGCCGCTGCACTTCATCAACGGCGACGAGTGCCCGGCGGTCAAGACCGGCGGCTGCATCGTGGCTCACGTGCTGACCGAACTCGACGTCGAGTGCCTGCCCTCCAACCTGCCGGAATTCATCACGGTTGATCTGGCCGCTCTTGAGCCGGGCGAGTCGATCCACGTTTCCCAGGTCGTGCTGCCGGAAGGCGTGAGCACCGTGCATCACGGCGAAGGCGACCCGGTTGTGGCCAGCGCCCAGACGCCGCGTGGCAGCGTTTCCGCCCAGGCTGAAGGTGAAGAAGGCGAAGAAGCCGCAGAGTGATTGCGGCTTCTGCCAAACGGGCTTTCCGGGACTGAACGACGATGACGACTGCGGCAGCACGCCCTCCCCGTCTGGTTGTCGGTCTCGGCAATCCCGGCACCGAATATTCCGAAACCCGGCACAACGCCGGGTTTTGGTTTTGTGAGCGGCTCGCCGATCAGCTTGGCGCACGCTTCTCGCATGAATCACGTTTTCACGGGCTGGTCGCCAATGCG
This genomic interval from Parazoarcus communis contains the following:
- a CDS encoding ribose-phosphate pyrophosphokinase yields the protein MPYGSLMVFTGNANPKLAADVVRRLGISLGSATVGRFSDGEVNVELLENVRGKDVFILQPTCAPTNENLMEMLVLVDALKRASAGRITAAIPYFGYARQDRRPRSARVAITAKVVANMLQAVGVQRLLTMDLHADQIQGFFDIAVDNVYAAPVLLADLDKQKYEDLMVVSPDVGGVVRARAFAKRLECDLAIIDKRRPKANVSEVMNIIGEVEGRTCVIMDDIVDTAGTLCKAASALKANGAKRVLSYCTHAVLSGAAVARINESELDELVVTDTIPLREDAKASNRIRQVSVASLLADTMLRISNEESVSSLFME
- a CDS encoding 50S ribosomal protein L25/general stress protein Ctc, translating into MQIEFKAVKRELQGSSASRRLRREGQLPGIVYGGEAAAQPILLDHNELFHLLKKEAFHASVLSIDIDGAKETVLLRDTQWHAYKPQVMHIDFQRVKAGETIHLKVPLHFINGDECPAVKTGGCIVAHVLTELDVECLPSNLPEFITVDLAALEPGESIHVSQVVLPEGVSTVHHGEGDPVVASAQTPRGSVSAQAEGEEGEEAAE